A single region of the Parasphingorhabdus litoris DSM 22379 genome encodes:
- a CDS encoding molybdopterin-dependent oxidoreductase translates to MRKLLTRRSLITSAALGAGGLLIGCDALSRSPSFQNILASAEDANFLVQRALGDRMELASEYSIADLSPTFRANGTRDPGTADYAESATQGFANWQLKLTGLFKKPQNFSLSALQSMPQRTQITRHDCVEGWSAIGQWTGVPLKLLLDLAQLQDTAKFLVFHCADRLGGRPYYESIDLLDAFHPQTIMAHRLNGEAVPIENGAPLRLRVERQLGYKHAKYVTGIEAVATLDNIGEGKGGYWEDVADYEWYAGI, encoded by the coding sequence ATGCGTAAATTGTTGACGCGCAGATCTCTCATCACCAGCGCCGCCCTCGGTGCTGGCGGTTTGCTGATCGGTTGTGATGCTTTGAGCCGCAGTCCGAGTTTTCAGAACATCTTGGCCAGCGCAGAAGATGCGAATTTCCTCGTTCAACGTGCCTTGGGCGACCGTATGGAACTCGCCAGCGAATATAGTATCGCTGATCTGTCACCGACATTTCGTGCCAATGGAACCCGCGATCCCGGCACAGCCGACTATGCGGAGAGCGCAACGCAAGGCTTCGCAAATTGGCAATTGAAACTGACAGGTTTGTTCAAGAAACCACAGAATTTCTCTCTAAGTGCTTTACAATCTATGCCTCAGAGGACCCAGATCACACGTCATGATTGTGTGGAAGGATGGAGCGCAATTGGCCAGTGGACCGGTGTGCCTTTGAAGCTGTTGCTTGATCTGGCACAGTTACAGGATACAGCCAAATTTCTCGTGTTCCATTGCGCAGACCGGCTTGGTGGCCGACCTTATTATGAGAGTATCGACTTGCTTGATGCCTTTCATCCACAAACAATCATGGCGCATCGGTTGAACGGAGAGGCGGTTCCGATTGAAAACGGTGCCCCACTGCGTCTGCGTGTGGAACGGCAATTGGGATACAAGCATGCGAAATATGTGACGGGGATTGAGGCGGTGGCAACTCTGGACAATATCGGCGAAGGCAAAGGCGGATATTGGGAAGATGTAGCTGATTACGAATGGTATGCTGGAATCTAA